The following coding sequences are from one Pirellulales bacterium window:
- a CDS encoding Gfo/Idh/MocA family oxidoreductase, producing MHRTSSTSRRDFLKTASAVTTTAAVAAPYVITSKALGDEKTAPASDRIVMAGIGLGNMGSGDQGAFLGRGDVQYVAVCDVRKEFLNRAKDKTDQHYNNKDCQAYNDFREILSRGDIDAVHVATPDHWHAIMVIEACRNGKDVYCQKPETRTLREGPLMVSAARRYGRVVSGGSQRVLEDYRKIVDPCWSGELGPIKSINVEVGPLSQICNLPEEQTPDNIDWDLWLGPAPWAPYNKARCDGNFGTGGGSWRSYVDYSGGGLTDWGAHHFGGATFAIDVRELQPVEVQYHNDNGRQHLTFLYPNGITLTHNKPDTPNLHVTGTPGEKRDPKPVPGYKGQGGIYGDFIECVKTREKPFRDIELAVNSVALSHLAAIAYELRRSLKWDQATQQFPGDAAANRLLDRPRREPWQV from the coding sequence ATGCACCGCACTTCATCCACTTCTCGGCGCGATTTTCTCAAAACCGCCTCCGCGGTCACGACCACCGCCGCCGTCGCCGCTCCGTATGTCATTACCTCCAAGGCCCTGGGGGATGAAAAAACCGCCCCCGCCAGCGACCGGATCGTCATGGCCGGCATCGGCCTGGGAAATATGGGCTCGGGTGATCAGGGGGCGTTTCTCGGGCGGGGAGATGTCCAGTATGTCGCCGTGTGCGATGTGCGCAAGGAATTCCTCAACCGCGCGAAGGACAAAACCGACCAACATTACAATAACAAGGACTGCCAGGCGTATAACGACTTTCGCGAGATCCTCTCTCGCGGCGATATCGACGCCGTGCATGTCGCCACCCCCGATCACTGGCACGCGATCATGGTGATCGAAGCTTGCCGCAACGGCAAGGATGTCTACTGCCAAAAGCCCGAAACCCGCACCCTGCGCGAAGGACCGCTCATGGTCTCCGCCGCCCGGCGCTATGGGCGGGTGGTCTCCGGTGGCAGCCAGCGCGTGCTGGAGGATTATCGCAAGATTGTCGATCCTTGCTGGAGCGGCGAGCTTGGCCCCATCAAGTCGATCAATGTCGAAGTCGGCCCCCTGTCGCAAATTTGCAACCTGCCCGAGGAACAAACCCCCGACAATATTGATTGGGATCTGTGGCTCGGCCCCGCGCCGTGGGCACCTTATAATAAGGCCCGTTGCGATGGCAACTTTGGGACCGGCGGTGGCAGTTGGCGATCGTATGTGGATTACTCCGGCGGCGGTCTGACCGACTGGGGCGCGCATCACTTTGGCGGGGCGACCTTTGCCATCGACGTGCGCGAGCTGCAACCGGTCGAGGTGCAATACCACAACGATAACGGACGCCAGCATCTGACGTTTCTGTATCCCAATGGCATTACGCTGACCCACAATAAGCCCGACACGCCGAACTTGCATGTGACCGGCACGCCGGGCGAAAAGCGCGATCCCAAACCCGTCCCCGGTTACAAAGGGCAGGGGGGGATTTACGGCGACTTTATCGAATGCGTCAAAACCCGCGAAAAGCCGTTTCGCGATATCGAATTGGCGGTGAATAGCGTCGCGCTCAGCCACTTGGCCGCGATTGCCTACGAGTTGCGCCGCTCGCTCAAGTGGGATCAAGCAACGCAGCAGTTCCCCGGCGACGCCGCGGCCAACCGTTTGCTCGACCGGCCCCGCCGCGAACCGTGGCAAGTGTAA
- a CDS encoding HEAT repeat domain-containing protein: MSLDQAFEALKTYTWGTDRGPLNPIEDAVATLQDQDRASLEKRLAEALDSDCSLAAKDYICRKLLIIGTPASIPTLAAMLDKKELSHMARSVLERMPDPEASSALRTAAEKLDGVLLVGVIGSLGVRQDAASIPQLSKHLSHADAQVSHAAAHALGDIRNAEAVKALSASATKEPQTQAAIQDAKLACGEALLAAGKKVEALAIYKSMANDSVPKHVKLAATRGMLACAGK; the protein is encoded by the coding sequence ATGAGTTTAGATCAAGCCTTTGAAGCGTTAAAAACCTACACCTGGGGGACGGATCGCGGCCCGCTGAATCCGATTGAGGATGCCGTGGCCACGCTTCAGGACCAAGACCGTGCCAGCCTGGAAAAGCGCCTGGCCGAGGCCCTGGACAGCGACTGTTCCCTGGCGGCCAAGGATTACATCTGCCGCAAGTTGCTGATCATCGGCACGCCCGCGTCAATCCCCACATTGGCCGCCATGCTGGATAAAAAAGAACTGTCCCACATGGCCCGCAGCGTGCTAGAGCGCATGCCCGATCCCGAGGCCAGTTCCGCATTACGCACCGCCGCCGAAAAGCTCGACGGAGTACTGTTGGTGGGGGTGATTGGCAGTTTGGGCGTGCGACAAGACGCCGCCAGCATTCCGCAACTGTCCAAACATTTGTCCCATGCCGACGCCCAGGTATCGCATGCCGCCGCCCACGCGCTGGGGGACATTCGCAATGCCGAGGCGGTCAAGGCCCTCTCAGCGTCTGCCACCAAAGAGCCGCAAACCCAGGCGGCGATACAAGACGCGAAATTGGCCTGTGGAGAGGCGCTGTTGGCCGCTGGCAAAAAGGTTGAGGCCCTGGCCATTTACAAATCGATGGCCAATGACAGTGTGCCCAAGCATGTAAAACTGGCCGCGACCCGCGGCATGTTGGCTTGTGCAGGCAAGTAA
- a CDS encoding HEAT repeat domain-containing protein, which translates to MKVCCVTPGSRVRWLAWAALWGILAGTAPEGAVAQSAAAAPPSAAAANDELIQLITGLIAESDPDLRAVGLEQIRKEAPGEAATRQFAAQLPKLSPENQAALVSALADRGDMAAREPLIALLEQKPAENVQVAILAGLGQLGLPGDASLLIERLASDKKPIVAAAVAALIRLRGDDVPANLAGQLGQTSGQTAVKLTEVLAARRVEATIPALLQAGRAPDAAVRKAALLALAQFAGPEHLPELFTAVLAAQPGAERDAAERAVMTICNREPNAERRAEIFLNHLKMLPPGDQLQLLSTAGRVGGEKILRRLEDSLASETLAEHQAGLRGICNWPDATIAPRLLELTISPLRPADRPTTLAALVRVAVLPDKRTDGERLDMLKQAWELSSTEAEKNAVLKRARVVRTIDSLRFLRPFLTEAPYAQMAAESIVELAHHRGLREPNDPEFHQALDQVMAVSRDEVVIDRAKRYKNDQTWVRPKAAATE; encoded by the coding sequence ATGAAAGTGTGTTGCGTGACACCAGGGAGCCGCGTTCGTTGGTTGGCATGGGCCGCATTGTGGGGAATTTTGGCGGGAACCGCGCCTGAGGGGGCTGTCGCACAGTCCGCGGCCGCTGCCCCTCCATCCGCTGCGGCGGCAAATGACGAACTCATTCAGTTGATTACCGGCTTGATTGCCGAAAGCGATCCCGATTTGCGCGCGGTTGGGTTGGAGCAAATTCGCAAGGAGGCCCCCGGCGAAGCCGCGACCCGGCAATTTGCCGCCCAATTGCCAAAGCTCTCGCCGGAGAACCAGGCCGCTCTGGTTAGCGCGCTGGCCGACCGGGGAGACATGGCCGCCCGAGAGCCATTAATAGCTTTGTTAGAGCAAAAGCCCGCCGAAAATGTGCAGGTCGCCATCCTGGCGGGCTTGGGCCAACTGGGCCTGCCTGGAGACGCCAGTTTACTGATTGAGCGGCTCGCCAGCGACAAAAAGCCCATCGTTGCCGCCGCGGTCGCAGCGTTGATCCGTTTGCGGGGAGACGATGTTCCCGCAAACTTGGCTGGTCAACTGGGCCAAACATCCGGTCAAACCGCCGTAAAATTGACAGAGGTCCTCGCCGCGCGGCGGGTGGAGGCCACCATCCCCGCCTTGCTTCAGGCGGGGCGCGCTCCGGACGCAGCAGTGCGCAAGGCGGCCCTGCTGGCCCTGGCACAGTTTGCCGGTCCCGAACACTTGCCAGAATTATTTACCGCGGTCCTGGCCGCGCAACCAGGCGCGGAGCGGGACGCCGCCGAGCGGGCCGTGATGACCATCTGCAACCGCGAGCCAAACGCCGAACGCCGGGCGGAGATCTTTCTTAATCATTTAAAAATGCTTCCCCCCGGCGATCAGCTCCAATTGTTATCCACGGCGGGACGCGTGGGCGGGGAAAAAATTCTGCGGCGGCTGGAAGATTCCTTGGCTAGCGAAACCTTGGCGGAACATCAGGCTGGCCTGCGGGGAATTTGTAATTGGCCCGACGCCACCATCGCCCCGCGGCTTTTGGAGCTAACCATCAGTCCCCTGCGCCCCGCCGATCGGCCCACGACTTTGGCGGCGCTGGTGCGGGTGGCTGTATTACCCGACAAACGAACCGACGGCGAGCGGTTGGACATGCTTAAACAGGCGTGGGAATTATCCAGTACCGAGGCCGAGAAAAACGCCGTGCTGAAGCGCGCGCGGGTGGTCCGGACGATCGACAGTTTGCGCTTTTTGCGGCCATTTTTGACCGAAGCGCCGTATGCACAAATGGCGGCGGAAAGTATCGTGGAACTGGCCCATCATCGAGGTCTGCGGGAACCAAACGACCCGGAATTTCACCAGGCGCTGGATCAGGTCATGGCGGTCAGCCGAGATGAAGTGGTGATCGACCGGGCGAAGCGGTACAAAAATGATCAGACCTGGGTCCGGCCCAAAGCGGCCGCGACTGAATAG
- a CDS encoding DUF1501 domain-containing protein: MAKSHHCGRFVPHRTSRRELLQTCAGGFGALALATLWAEQGLATETAGDNASLANLPPAATGNSSSASPWTAKPPHYAARAKSVILLYMDGGPSAMDTFNPKPLLTKENGQDFKMKKEPTQFDNNGQTLGSPWKFAQHGESGHWFSDLFPHLAKRADDLAFVHSLTSSFSEHTSANYFMHTGSGLQGRPSVGAWVGYGLGSETQNLPGFVVINGGLIPPGGLDCFGSGFLPASYQGSIFLPARQPVANISPRETQAILQQNKLALVKQFDRRLAEKSGANDPLESAIANAELAYHMQDAVPAAVNWEEESAATAELYGLNAPYEQTKTFARECLMARRLVERGVRFIELTCPNTGNDRWDAHGGLKGNHENNSRAVDQPIYGLLTDLKSRGLLDSTLVVWMGEFGRTPFAQGSDGRDHNPYGFTMWLAGGGIKGGVSYGQTDEYGYKAIENKLVMHDLHATMLHLLGLDHTRLTFRFSGRDFRLTDVHGHVVKELLA, from the coding sequence ATGGCCAAATCCCACCACTGCGGCCGCTTTGTTCCTCACCGCACTTCCCGTCGCGAGTTATTGCAAACCTGCGCGGGGGGCTTTGGCGCGCTGGCGCTTGCAACACTCTGGGCGGAACAGGGACTGGCAACTGAAACCGCGGGGGATAACGCCTCCCTGGCGAATTTACCCCCCGCCGCCACTGGTAATAGCTCTTCCGCCAGTCCTTGGACGGCCAAGCCCCCCCACTATGCCGCGCGGGCTAAAAGCGTCATTTTGCTGTACATGGATGGCGGCCCCTCGGCCATGGACACGTTTAACCCCAAGCCCCTGTTGACTAAGGAAAACGGCCAGGACTTTAAAATGAAAAAGGAGCCGACCCAGTTTGACAATAATGGTCAAACACTGGGAAGCCCTTGGAAATTCGCCCAGCATGGGGAGTCTGGACACTGGTTTAGCGATTTATTTCCCCATTTGGCCAAACGGGCTGACGATCTGGCGTTTGTGCACTCGCTCACGTCATCTTTTTCGGAACATACGTCGGCCAACTACTTTATGCACACCGGGTCGGGGCTACAGGGGCGGCCCAGTGTCGGCGCATGGGTCGGTTATGGACTAGGCAGCGAGACCCAGAACCTGCCGGGCTTTGTGGTGATTAACGGTGGTTTGATACCACCGGGGGGATTGGACTGTTTTGGCAGCGGATTTTTACCCGCCAGTTACCAGGGGTCGATTTTTCTTCCCGCGCGGCAGCCGGTGGCCAATATCTCTCCCCGCGAAACACAGGCGATCTTGCAACAAAACAAGCTCGCCTTGGTAAAGCAATTTGACCGGCGGCTGGCGGAAAAGAGCGGCGCGAACGATCCCTTGGAATCGGCCATTGCCAATGCCGAACTGGCCTACCACATGCAAGACGCCGTCCCCGCCGCCGTTAACTGGGAAGAAGAATCGGCGGCCACGGCGGAACTGTACGGGCTGAACGCCCCTTATGAACAGACCAAGACCTTTGCCCGCGAATGCCTCATGGCGCGGCGGCTGGTCGAGCGGGGCGTGCGGTTTATCGAACTGACCTGCCCCAACACGGGCAACGACCGCTGGGACGCGCATGGCGGGCTAAAGGGAAACCACGAAAACAACTCCCGCGCCGTGGACCAGCCGATTTATGGCCTGCTGACCGACCTCAAATCCCGCGGCCTGCTCGACAGCACGCTGGTGGTCTGGATGGGAGAATTTGGCCGAACCCCCTTCGCCCAGGGAAGCGACGGCCGCGATCATAATCCCTATGGCTTTACCATGTGGCTGGCTGGCGGCGGAATCAAAGGGGGGGTGAGCTATGGCCAAACCGACGAATATGGTTATAAGGCCATTGAAAACAAGCTGGTCATGCACGACCTGCACGCGACAATGCTGCATCTGCTGGGCCTGGATCACACGCGGTTGACGTTTCGCTTTAGCGGGCGGGATTTTCGCCTGACGGACGTGCATGGCCATGTGGTGAAGGAGTTGTTGGCGTGA